Proteins encoded by one window of Enterobacter pseudoroggenkampii:
- the tri1 gene encoding ADP-ribosylarginine hydrolase Tri1, with the protein MIDLHADLNALLKYVDRYRKYLPISRPSVQRRMQYTYDNKPLESSSNSDVQKQWDLTPPCNISLAQSRDRAVGTLIGLAVGDAVGTTLEFLPRDKAHVKDMTGGGPFRLRAGEWTDDTSMALCLAETLLEKGDADTICLRNKLLEWYQHGYNSSNGVCFDIGNTTRFALEQYLIVGPGWNGNTSPETAGNASMIRQAPVSIFFRKSLSKAFYEAKKQCIATHGAAEAINSTQYLSFLLVHMINGSNKDFVFTPHVMPLQPRVMIINAGEYKQKTRDQIRSSGYVIDTLEAAMWSVWKTDNFRDAILLAANLADDADSVAATAGQIAGALYGYSAIPQEWKNKLVQHERIAKMAGELFDRAPEDTFL; encoded by the coding sequence GTGATTGACTTACATGCTGATTTAAATGCCTTGTTAAAATATGTTGATAGATATCGTAAATACTTACCCATTAGCAGACCTTCAGTCCAGCGAAGGATGCAGTATACGTATGATAATAAGCCATTAGAATCATCCTCAAATAGTGATGTACAAAAACAATGGGATTTAACACCACCATGTAATATCTCACTAGCGCAATCACGGGATCGTGCGGTAGGTACGCTTATTGGTCTTGCTGTTGGAGATGCTGTAGGTACGACGCTCGAATTTTTACCTCGTGACAAAGCACACGTCAAAGATATGACAGGTGGTGGGCCATTTCGACTTCGTGCCGGCGAATGGACGGATGATACATCCATGGCGTTATGTCTTGCGGAAACGCTCCTTGAGAAGGGTGATGCTGATACTATATGCTTAAGGAATAAGCTTCTGGAATGGTATCAGCATGGTTATAACAGTTCAAATGGCGTCTGTTTTGATATAGGCAATACAACTCGGTTTGCTTTAGAACAATATTTAATAGTTGGTCCTGGGTGGAACGGTAATACTTCGCCAGAAACTGCCGGTAATGCTTCCATGATCAGACAAGCACCTGTCTCTATTTTTTTTAGAAAATCATTAAGCAAAGCGTTTTATGAAGCTAAAAAACAATGTATCGCAACACACGGTGCCGCGGAAGCAATAAATAGCACGCAGTATTTAAGTTTTTTGCTTGTGCATATGATTAACGGTAGCAATAAAGATTTTGTTTTTACACCACACGTTATGCCGCTTCAGCCACGTGTAATGATCATTAACGCGGGTGAGTATAAGCAAAAAACTCGCGATCAGATTCGTTCAAGCGGTTACGTTATCGATACGCTTGAGGCCGCGATGTGGTCCGTATGGAAAACGGATAATTTCCGTGATGCCATTCTGCTGGCAGCCAACCTTGCCGATGATGCTGACAGCGTTGCGGCGACGGCGGGACAAATAGCGGGAGCATTATATGGTTATTCCGCTATTCCGCAGGAGTGGAAAAATAAACTCGTACAACATGAACGTATCGCCAAAATGGCTGGTGAATTGTTCGATAGAGCCCCTGAAGACACTTTCTTGTAA
- a CDS encoding immunity protein Tsi6 family protein, whose product MNEMTMYGYVDRALTLAQKRYADVKNRDPQSPLLQMYDSIVQQLLFLRDLIEGKEKDRAKLWDMTFGMYAGKEFDHSDELFFERLSDAWFIVDQIRRGLKVRLPHEVDTNYNKKKQNLMKKFPDEF is encoded by the coding sequence ATGAATGAAATGACAATGTATGGTTACGTTGATAGAGCATTAACTTTAGCACAGAAAAGATATGCAGACGTCAAGAATCGTGATCCCCAATCCCCGCTTTTGCAAATGTACGACTCTATTGTACAACAATTATTATTTCTACGGGATTTAATCGAAGGCAAGGAAAAGGATAGAGCGAAATTATGGGATATGACGTTCGGTATGTATGCAGGGAAGGAGTTTGATCATTCTGATGAGTTGTTTTTTGAAAGGTTGTCAGATGCCTGGTTTATTGTGGATCAAATCCGCCGAGGGTTAAAGGTTAGGCTGCCGCATGAGGTCGATACCAACTATAATAAAAAGAAACAAAACCTCATGAAGAAATTCCCTGATGAATTTTAG
- the tri1 gene encoding ADP-ribosylarginine hydrolase Tri1 — MIDLYSEDSVMNHYADRYNNYMPVNVRKVIRNSIDDSNSSHVWDETLPLITNEDVSRDKALGALVGLAVGDAVGTTLEFKRRDSEHVVDMIGGGPFELKPGEWTDDTSMALCLAETYLSEKRMHTDVLRKYLLKWYLNGENSSNGRCFDIGKTTRFALEQYMLVGPSWYGNTEKHTAGNAGVIRQAPVSIFRRKSLRAIYFESQAQSRATHGAVESINACQFLGLVLHYLINGYQKDEAFSPHVFPLCARVMIINAGEYKQKTRDQIRSSGYVIDTLEAAMWSVWNTDNFRDAILLAANLADDADSVAATAGQIAGALYGYSAIPQDWKDKLVQHERIATMAGKLFDRAPEDNFL; from the coding sequence ATGATAGATCTTTACAGCGAAGATTCAGTAATGAATCATTATGCCGATCGTTATAATAACTACATGCCAGTTAATGTTCGTAAGGTAATAAGAAACAGCATTGATGATTCAAATTCCTCTCATGTATGGGATGAAACATTACCTTTAATCACAAATGAAGATGTTTCACGCGATAAAGCACTTGGGGCGTTAGTGGGTTTGGCTGTTGGCGATGCAGTTGGCACTACTCTTGAATTTAAACGCAGAGATAGTGAACATGTAGTGGATATGATTGGTGGCGGGCCCTTTGAATTAAAACCCGGTGAATGGACAGATGATACGTCTATGGCATTATGTCTGGCAGAAACTTATCTTTCAGAAAAAAGAATGCATACCGATGTACTTAGAAAATATCTCCTGAAATGGTATCTCAATGGGGAGAACAGCAGTAATGGTCGTTGTTTTGATATCGGTAAAACGACGCGATTCGCGCTTGAACAGTATATGCTTGTCGGACCTTCCTGGTATGGTAATACAGAAAAGCACACGGCTGGTAATGCTGGGGTTATTCGTCAAGCTCCGGTGTCTATCTTCCGTCGAAAATCGCTGCGTGCGATTTACTTCGAATCCCAGGCTCAGAGTCGAGCAACTCATGGTGCAGTAGAGTCAATTAATGCATGCCAATTTCTCGGATTAGTATTGCACTATTTAATTAACGGTTATCAAAAAGACGAAGCTTTTTCGCCTCATGTTTTCCCATTATGCGCGCGTGTAATGATCATAAACGCGGGTGAGTATAAGCAGAAAACTCGCGATCAGATTCGTTCAAGTGGTTATGTTATCGATACGCTTGAGGCCGCGATGTGGTCCGTATGGAATACTGACAATTTCCGTGATGCGATTCTGCTGGCTGCCAATCTTGCCGATGATGCTGACAGCGTCGCGGCGACTGCGGGACAAATAGCGGGGGCGTTGTATGGTTATTCCGCTATCCCGCAGGACTGGAAAGATAAACTCGTACAACACGAACGTATTGCCACAATGGCGGGTAAACTATTCGATAGAGCACCTGAGGATAATTTTTTATAG
- a CDS encoding immunity protein Tsi6 family protein — MSKENYTALDYINDAIDAINHRLEENPTFSLYVMAKNQLDYIKSILTGSEKDKSKLHKLNLGVLASKEFDTTDAELAQHLSNVNYIASQMGKGLKFILPHEQDVEYLKRQRRYRKW; from the coding sequence ATGAGTAAAGAAAATTACACCGCGCTGGATTATATCAATGATGCTATTGATGCAATTAATCATCGATTAGAAGAAAATCCTACATTTTCTTTATATGTTATGGCAAAGAATCAGTTGGACTATATTAAGTCTATTCTAACGGGGTCTGAGAAAGATAAAAGTAAATTGCACAAATTAAATCTTGGAGTGCTTGCGTCAAAAGAGTTTGATACAACCGATGCAGAACTTGCTCAGCATTTGTCCAATGTTAATTATATAGCTTCGCAAATGGGAAAAGGATTGAAGTTTATTCTCCCTCATGAGCAAGACGTTGAGTATTTGAAAAGGCAAAGACGGTATCGCAAGTGGTAA